A genomic stretch from Caulobacter sp. FWC2 includes:
- a CDS encoding TonB-dependent receptor — MNHARNTFVLRAALMASCAALAVGSTAQAQQSAGEKKPEADTVEAVVVTGFRQAYANAISTKRETLEISDGISSDGLGRFPDLNVGEAIQRIPGVQINREADSRNATISLRGLPGTFARTTLNGGAFADPILNGSTPLGAFNSDIFTAINVIKSPSASNLAGGLSGNIDLRINPALARKDGGFAKLSYEYNDLGNLGSPLASLGYNKHLSDDFAVFGVVAWKDEKFRRDSITVNSWGNKLGAIQVGNQAAAGSNPVYDALIAANPGGVYYPSQTRQLVKFNKGTTLSSAGGFEWRINDEWKFGANAFITKRKLDEGTNNLLYIDAGPGNGTNTALGATSAVAKITEIGTPYIVKTPNGDRAYINKFKAENINTFDSVRSEPAENRTWAFNPTLEFKNDQWKATANLTVSKAKALANQIELDVVQNPYRNLGSAGLNGIVTTVNLGGSDLSNYAATLVTPHATHLPTGGFLIPSTPAAATQAGAQMPGQAATVAGDKFGVTGTNGQADNVLNAAQLDFDRSLDSSFFTNLQFGGRAEHNKFTSAGSRNTALGALTQNITPDMAGQLSYARDFFGGKAEGATTNWMNVDVNKVLSVITPVNTAPRTTANPNGLPDQFALGAPGVFLTPYGVVNNYTDGNYWNNNFSNQNDVFSAYATAKFKTELFSVPVRGTVGMRYEYTEQEIVALNCKNCATGPASLPGAINHSLSTQTTKNNYDYWLPSAILVADLRDDLIFRAAAYRTYVRPQPRDNVPTTFLQAPVDPNIDPIYTVTLGATDIKPYTSDSYDASLEWYNRPGGLISVAAYRKEIKGYIGPITDQSVLCPANGFPGLDVNLGTLTIDRSAGTPKCLSSNVFVINGVSKQAQVNVSGKTNQSPMTVTGFEFNIQQNLDFLPGFWKNFGGAFNYSYTKIDGKDTAGNKITLPSVSKNNLNLIGYYESTKFGIRVVYNWRDKYDLAAGNSFVGDARTVKARSQLDASASYNLTEDLTISVDAFNLTDATRSEYENDPMLPRRIDYDGRTYQVTMRAKF; from the coding sequence ATGAATCATGCTCGCAACACGTTCGTTCTTCGCGCCGCGCTGATGGCGTCGTGCGCCGCCCTGGCGGTTGGCTCGACCGCCCAAGCCCAGCAATCCGCCGGCGAGAAGAAGCCCGAGGCCGACACCGTTGAAGCCGTCGTCGTCACGGGTTTCCGCCAGGCCTACGCCAACGCCATCTCGACCAAGCGCGAGACCCTGGAAATCTCGGACGGCATCTCGTCGGACGGCCTGGGCCGCTTTCCTGACCTGAACGTCGGCGAGGCCATCCAGCGCATCCCGGGCGTTCAGATCAACCGCGAGGCCGACAGCCGCAACGCCACCATCAGCCTGCGCGGCCTGCCCGGCACCTTCGCCCGCACGACCCTGAACGGCGGCGCGTTCGCCGATCCGATCCTGAACGGCTCGACCCCGCTGGGCGCCTTCAACTCGGACATCTTCACCGCCATCAACGTCATCAAGTCACCGTCGGCGTCCAACCTGGCCGGCGGCCTGTCGGGCAATATCGACCTGCGCATCAATCCGGCGCTGGCGCGCAAGGACGGCGGCTTCGCCAAGCTGTCCTACGAGTATAATGACCTCGGCAACCTGGGCAGCCCGCTGGCCTCGCTGGGCTACAACAAGCATCTCTCGGACGATTTCGCCGTGTTCGGCGTCGTGGCCTGGAAGGACGAGAAGTTCCGCCGCGACTCGATCACGGTGAACTCCTGGGGCAACAAGCTGGGCGCGATCCAGGTCGGCAACCAGGCCGCCGCAGGGTCGAACCCGGTCTATGACGCCCTGATCGCCGCCAATCCGGGCGGCGTCTACTATCCCAGCCAGACCCGCCAGCTGGTGAAATTCAACAAGGGCACGACCCTGTCGTCGGCTGGCGGCTTCGAATGGCGCATCAACGACGAATGGAAGTTCGGGGCCAACGCCTTCATCACCAAGCGCAAGCTGGATGAGGGCACCAACAACCTGCTCTATATCGACGCGGGTCCGGGCAACGGCACCAATACCGCGCTGGGCGCGACCTCGGCCGTGGCCAAGATCACCGAGATCGGCACGCCCTATATCGTCAAGACGCCGAACGGCGACCGCGCCTACATCAACAAGTTCAAGGCCGAGAACATCAACACGTTCGACTCGGTCCGTTCCGAGCCGGCTGAAAACCGCACCTGGGCCTTCAACCCGACCCTGGAGTTCAAGAACGACCAGTGGAAGGCCACGGCCAACCTGACCGTGTCGAAGGCCAAGGCCCTGGCCAACCAGATCGAGCTGGACGTCGTCCAGAACCCCTATCGCAACCTGGGTTCGGCGGGCCTGAACGGCATCGTCACCACGGTTAACCTGGGTGGCTCTGACCTGTCGAATTACGCCGCGACCCTGGTCACGCCGCACGCCACCCACCTGCCGACGGGCGGTTTCCTGATCCCGTCCACCCCGGCCGCCGCGACCCAGGCCGGCGCCCAGATGCCGGGCCAGGCCGCCACTGTGGCCGGCGACAAGTTCGGCGTCACCGGCACCAACGGCCAGGCCGACAACGTGCTGAACGCGGCCCAGCTGGACTTCGACCGCTCGCTGGACAGCTCGTTCTTCACGAACCTGCAGTTCGGCGGTCGCGCCGAGCACAACAAGTTCACCTCGGCCGGCTCGCGCAACACCGCCTTGGGCGCCCTGACCCAGAACATCACGCCGGACATGGCCGGCCAGCTGTCGTACGCGCGTGACTTCTTCGGCGGCAAGGCCGAGGGCGCGACGACCAACTGGATGAACGTCGACGTTAACAAGGTCCTGTCGGTGATCACCCCGGTCAACACCGCGCCGCGCACGACGGCCAACCCGAACGGCCTGCCCGACCAGTTCGCCCTGGGCGCTCCAGGCGTGTTCCTGACGCCCTACGGCGTGGTCAACAACTACACCGACGGCAACTACTGGAATAACAACTTCAGCAACCAGAACGACGTCTTCTCGGCGTACGCGACGGCCAAGTTCAAGACCGAGCTGTTCAGCGTCCCGGTCCGCGGCACGGTCGGCATGCGCTACGAATATACCGAGCAGGAAATCGTCGCCCTGAACTGCAAGAACTGCGCGACCGGCCCGGCGTCCCTACCCGGCGCAATCAACCACTCGCTGTCGACCCAGACGACCAAGAACAACTACGACTACTGGCTGCCCTCGGCGATCCTGGTCGCCGACCTGCGAGACGACCTGATCTTCCGCGCCGCCGCCTACCGCACCTATGTCCGTCCGCAACCGCGCGACAACGTGCCGACCACCTTCCTGCAGGCGCCGGTCGATCCGAACATCGACCCGATCTACACCGTCACGCTGGGCGCCACGGACATCAAGCCCTACACCTCCGACTCGTATGACGCGTCGCTGGAATGGTACAATCGTCCGGGCGGCCTGATCTCGGTCGCGGCCTACCGCAAGGAGATCAAGGGCTATATCGGTCCGATCACCGATCAGTCGGTCCTCTGCCCGGCCAACGGCTTCCCCGGCCTGGACGTCAACCTGGGCACCCTAACGATCGACCGCTCGGCCGGCACACCCAAGTGCCTGAGCTCGAACGTCTTCGTGATCAACGGCGTGTCGAAGCAGGCTCAGGTCAATGTCAGCGGCAAGACCAACCAGTCGCCGATGACAGTCACTGGCTTCGAGTTCAACATCCAGCAGAACCTCGACTTCCTGCCGGGCTTCTGGAAGAACTTCGGTGGCGCGTTCAACTACTCGTATACGAAGATCGACGGCAAGGACACGGCCGGCAACAAGATCACCCTGCCCAGCGTGTCGAAAAACAACCTGAACCTGATCGGGTACTACGAGTCGACCAAGTTCGGCATCCGCGTGGTCTACAACTGGCGTGACAAGTACGACCTGGCCGCCGGCAACTCGTTCGTCGGCGACGCCCGCACCGTCAAGGCGCGCAGCCAGTTGGACGCCTCGGCCTCGTACAACCTGACCGAGGACCTGACGATCTCAGTCGACGCCTTCAACCTGACCGACGCGACCCGTTCGGAATATGAGAACGACCCGATGCTGCCGCGCCGCATCGACTACGACGGCCGCACCTATCAGGTGACTATGCGCGCCAAGTTCTAG
- a CDS encoding Hpt domain-containing protein produces the protein MARRDISGAVDFAYLEGFAAGDFGVVEEVLALFREQAALWTPMLDPTHPGWRDAVHTVKGAARGVGAFQLGEVCERCEAGQEGLEAVKTALDAALMDIAAYAHEQALRSLKG, from the coding sequence ATGGCCAGACGAGATATTAGCGGAGCCGTGGATTTCGCTTACCTGGAAGGGTTCGCGGCGGGCGATTTCGGGGTTGTCGAGGAGGTGCTGGCGCTGTTTCGCGAACAGGCCGCGCTGTGGACTCCGATGCTGGATCCGACCCATCCGGGCTGGCGCGATGCGGTCCACACGGTGAAGGGCGCTGCGCGCGGGGTAGGCGCCTTCCAGCTGGGCGAGGTCTGTGAACGCTGCGAGGCGGGCCAGGAGGGCCTGGAAGCGGTCAAGACGGCCCTGGACGCCGCCCTGATGGATATCGCCGCCTACGCCCACGAACAGGCCCTGAGGTCGCTTAAAGGATAG
- a CDS encoding TonB-dependent receptor, protein MERVLMAARLRRAALLGATMLSGLIAAQAHAQTTPPAGAVESDAVTEIVVTGYRKSLAQSTVAKRETTGFADAIFAEDIGKFPDSNIAESFNRIPGITITRDITGEGTNVAIRGLGSNFTNVTLNGASIAVASSGATDAQGTDRSVDLSFFPTDLFTKLTVNKSYSASLLEGGAAGNIDMRSARPFDRPGQHLTMNVQGVKPDGAKLGGKGSVIASKTWDNFGVLFGVSGQRLHTDTRGYETIGFTNPNLSAAQCGAATGCNPTGGGNWTIPATVPVGAGAGLVAGTVIDQAFLLSKNPGATIQQIDNGLLPRLGRPSAEYGRRDRLNLVGSLEWRPNDNLNFYVDGMYGYKKNDLERIDMAWIVRNGAIIPTNTKYDKTDCSAGCTVTSGTYANSQFFLEYRPYIEKTELWGINPGAEWRINDKLKVEAQANYTKSNFHRESPTFGPVTALGVGTTVDYTYNANGIPTIKSSVDLNNPANFVWTGGRLNMQDEKRWYETKGARAAVTWGDEKLNLKFGGNYDDISRTIRGYDNTTPWQNATCGNNPSINLTSPNSTPACQGLNQPGAAPAGYPTYPGYGTGATAGQTGTLTYAGSLIPTASLASYLKPGPAGFVTVDWDKVKQATGYDKLHDAYVETGGSNTGASGGYINEKNSAAYTELNGVTQVMDSDLRFNIGVRYVHTKQTIGGRVSIADPRNTLPGGAQLADGARYPNITNFVYTENTYSKWLPAANIAYDVSEHAVARVAVSETMTRPDPAAQLPGVSFGAPSADQATIGNSALKPYFSKNIDLGFEFYTGQEGVIAVNAFRKSLTGFTTNNVVTQPFAYLAQYGITYDTLNDTQKTAINSRGGPTAAQVQIQSQINVPNKLTINGLEFQWVQPLDFLTSRFGVEGLGVNANATIVDQTSDGAAIAYGVAKYTYNLTGYYEHNGVSLRLSHVFRKGSQSSGANQNGVTAAALFSDDYKQTDFSSSYDLEKIFGMKNAPQLTFNVTNITNESLRSHFQYDNATFTYYKPGRQYVVGLRMSF, encoded by the coding sequence ATGGAACGGGTACTTATGGCCGCGCGCCTGCGGCGCGCCGCGCTGCTGGGCGCTACGATGCTTTCCGGGCTGATCGCCGCCCAGGCCCACGCGCAGACCACGCCGCCCGCCGGCGCTGTCGAGTCCGATGCGGTCACCGAAATCGTTGTCACCGGCTATCGTAAGAGCCTGGCGCAATCGACGGTCGCCAAGCGTGAGACCACCGGCTTCGCCGACGCCATCTTCGCCGAAGATATCGGCAAGTTCCCCGACTCCAACATCGCCGAGTCGTTCAACCGTATCCCCGGCATCACCATCACCCGCGACATCACGGGCGAGGGCACCAACGTCGCCATCCGCGGCCTGGGCTCGAACTTCACCAACGTGACGCTGAACGGCGCCTCGATCGCCGTTGCCTCGTCGGGCGCGACCGACGCGCAGGGCACCGACCGTTCGGTTGACCTCAGCTTCTTCCCGACCGACCTGTTCACCAAGCTGACGGTCAACAAGAGCTATTCGGCCAGCCTGCTGGAAGGCGGCGCGGCGGGTAACATCGACATGCGTTCGGCGCGTCCGTTCGACCGTCCCGGCCAGCACCTGACCATGAACGTCCAGGGCGTGAAGCCGGACGGCGCCAAGTTGGGCGGCAAGGGCTCTGTCATCGCCAGCAAGACCTGGGACAATTTCGGCGTCCTGTTCGGGGTTTCGGGCCAGCGCCTGCACACCGACACGCGCGGCTACGAGACCATCGGCTTCACCAACCCGAACCTGTCGGCCGCCCAGTGCGGCGCCGCCACGGGCTGTAACCCGACCGGCGGCGGCAACTGGACGATCCCGGCCACGGTGCCGGTGGGCGCCGGCGCGGGCCTGGTGGCTGGCACGGTCATCGACCAGGCGTTCCTGTTGTCGAAGAACCCCGGCGCGACGATCCAGCAGATCGATAACGGCTTGCTGCCGCGCCTTGGCCGCCCCTCGGCCGAATACGGCCGCCGCGACCGACTGAACCTGGTCGGCAGCCTCGAATGGCGTCCTAACGACAACCTGAATTTCTATGTCGACGGGATGTACGGCTACAAGAAAAACGATCTCGAGCGGATCGACATGGCCTGGATCGTGCGCAACGGCGCGATCATCCCGACCAACACCAAGTACGACAAGACAGACTGCTCGGCCGGTTGCACGGTCACGTCAGGCACCTACGCCAACTCGCAGTTCTTCCTGGAATACCGTCCCTACATCGAAAAGACCGAGCTTTGGGGCATCAATCCGGGCGCTGAGTGGCGCATCAACGACAAGCTGAAGGTCGAGGCCCAGGCCAACTACACCAAGAGCAATTTCCATCGGGAAAGCCCGACCTTCGGTCCGGTCACCGCGCTGGGCGTCGGCACGACCGTCGACTACACCTACAATGCTAACGGCATCCCGACGATCAAGAGCAGCGTCGACCTGAACAACCCGGCCAACTTCGTCTGGACCGGCGGCCGGCTGAACATGCAGGACGAGAAGCGCTGGTATGAGACCAAGGGCGCCCGCGCGGCCGTCACCTGGGGCGACGAGAAGCTGAACCTGAAGTTCGGCGGCAACTACGACGACATCTCGCGCACCATCCGTGGCTACGACAACACCACCCCGTGGCAGAACGCGACCTGCGGTAACAACCCCAGCATCAACCTGACCTCGCCGAACAGCACCCCGGCGTGCCAAGGCCTGAACCAGCCGGGCGCCGCCCCGGCCGGCTATCCGACCTACCCGGGCTACGGCACGGGCGCTACGGCCGGCCAGACCGGGACGCTCACCTATGCCGGCTCGCTGATCCCGACCGCCAGCCTGGCCAGCTATCTCAAGCCGGGTCCGGCGGGCTTCGTCACGGTCGACTGGGACAAGGTCAAGCAAGCCACCGGCTACGACAAGCTGCATGACGCGTATGTCGAGACCGGCGGCTCCAACACCGGCGCCAGCGGCGGCTACATCAACGAGAAGAACAGCGCGGCCTATACCGAGCTCAACGGCGTCACCCAGGTGATGGACAGCGACCTGCGCTTCAACATCGGCGTCCGTTACGTCCACACCAAGCAGACGATCGGCGGCCGCGTCTCGATCGCCGATCCGCGCAACACCCTGCCGGGCGGCGCTCAGCTGGCCGATGGCGCGCGCTATCCGAATATCACCAACTTCGTCTACACCGAGAACACCTATTCGAAGTGGCTGCCGGCCGCGAACATCGCCTATGACGTGAGCGAGCACGCCGTGGCCCGCGTGGCGGTGTCGGAAACCATGACCCGTCCGGATCCCGCCGCCCAGCTGCCGGGCGTGTCCTTCGGCGCCCCGTCCGCCGACCAGGCCACGATCGGCAACTCGGCCCTTAAGCCCTACTTCTCGAAGAACATCGACCTGGGCTTCGAGTTCTATACCGGCCAGGAAGGCGTGATCGCCGTCAATGCGTTCCGCAAGTCGCTGACCGGCTTCACGACCAATAACGTCGTGACCCAGCCGTTCGCGTATCTGGCCCAGTACGGCATCACCTACGACACCCTGAACGACACCCAGAAGACGGCGATCAATTCGCGCGGCGGTCCGACCGCGGCGCAGGTCCAGATTCAGTCGCAGATCAACGTGCCTAACAAGCTGACGATCAACGGCCTGGAATTCCAGTGGGTGCAACCGCTCGACTTCCTGACCAGCCGGTTCGGCGTCGAGGGGCTGGGCGTCAACGCCAACGCCACCATCGTCGACCAGACCAGCGACGGCGCGGCGATCGCCTACGGCGTGGCCAAGTACACCTACAACCTGACGGGCTACTACGAGCACAACGGCGTCAGCCTGCGTCTCAGCCACGTGTTCCGGAAGGGGTCGCAGTCCAGCGGCGCCAACCAGAACGGCGTCACGGCGGCCGCGCTGTTCTCGGACGACTACAAGCAGACCGACTTCTCCTCGAGCTACGACCTGGAGAAAATCTTCGGCATGAAGAACGCGCCGCAACTGACGTTCAACGTGACCAACATCACCAACGAGTCGCTGCGCTCGCACTTCCAGTACGACAACGCGACCTTCACCTACTACAAGCCCGGCCGCCAATACGTGGTCGGCCTGCGGATGAGCTTCTAG
- a CDS encoding glycoside hydrolase family 43 protein, producing MIRKTLIALCLVAGGVAHAAPLPQPAPDRISTPEARFDWFEYEGADPSDEAFRPTPTQYANPILKGTYPDPAVMRVGKDFYYVSSTFAWFPGLPVFHSTDLVHWNQIGNAIDRPGMLDFGRLGLSRAVFAPTLSHHDGVFYILNTCVDCKGNFLITATDPKGPWSDPVWLPAVEGIDPYLFFDDDGSAMIVFNGEPPGPPEYRGHRAIWAIKYDINAKKTVGERKLLLDKGVDPSTKPIWPEGPHILKKDGWYYLIAAEGGTAEGHSQVALRSRSAWGPYVPYPNNPILTQRGLPKDRPLPITSAGHANLVDTPDGKWWATFLAVRPYGDDLYNTGRETFLLPVEWKEGWPIILENGKTIPYVHAKPDLPATTPTPPPTSGAFKVREAFDGKALPLNWVTMRIPQQRWWRLEGGKLVLNARPEAIGGMTQPSFWGRRQQHINASASTEMRFQPTMTGDKAGLVAVQNDDHFFFFGVTRDAAGQDKLVLERRASAQDPVEGVVVASTPVALKGGAPIRLKITARGGAYDFSYALATGSWKTLKADEDGTILSTKKAGGFVGALLGVYAHRASPDPIH from the coding sequence ATGATTCGAAAGACCCTGATCGCCCTTTGCCTCGTCGCCGGCGGCGTCGCTCACGCCGCGCCCTTGCCACAGCCGGCGCCTGATCGGATCTCGACTCCGGAAGCCAGGTTCGACTGGTTCGAGTACGAGGGGGCCGATCCGTCTGACGAGGCCTTCAGGCCGACCCCGACCCAGTACGCCAATCCCATTCTCAAGGGGACCTATCCCGACCCCGCGGTCATGCGGGTCGGCAAGGACTTCTACTACGTCAGCTCGACCTTCGCCTGGTTCCCCGGGCTGCCGGTCTTCCACTCCACAGACCTCGTGCACTGGAATCAGATTGGCAATGCGATCGACCGTCCCGGCATGCTCGATTTCGGACGCCTTGGCCTCTCGCGCGCGGTGTTCGCCCCCACACTGAGCCATCACGACGGGGTCTTCTACATCCTCAACACCTGCGTCGACTGCAAAGGCAACTTCCTGATCACGGCGACCGATCCCAAGGGACCCTGGTCGGATCCGGTCTGGCTGCCGGCGGTCGAGGGCATCGATCCCTACCTCTTCTTCGATGATGACGGCAGCGCCATGATCGTCTTCAACGGCGAGCCGCCCGGCCCGCCGGAGTACAGGGGCCATCGCGCCATCTGGGCGATCAAGTACGACATCAACGCCAAGAAGACCGTGGGCGAGCGCAAGCTGTTGCTCGACAAGGGGGTCGATCCCTCCACCAAGCCCATCTGGCCCGAGGGACCGCACATCCTCAAGAAGGACGGCTGGTACTATCTGATCGCCGCCGAGGGCGGCACCGCCGAGGGCCACAGCCAGGTCGCGCTGCGCTCCAGGAGCGCCTGGGGTCCGTATGTTCCCTACCCCAACAATCCGATCCTGACCCAGCGGGGCCTGCCCAAGGATCGCCCGCTGCCGATCACCTCGGCCGGTCACGCCAATCTGGTCGACACGCCGGACGGCAAGTGGTGGGCGACCTTCCTGGCGGTGCGTCCCTACGGCGATGACCTCTACAACACGGGGCGCGAGACCTTCCTCTTGCCGGTCGAATGGAAGGAAGGCTGGCCGATCATCCTGGAGAACGGCAAGACCATTCCCTACGTCCACGCCAAGCCGGATCTGCCGGCGACCACGCCCACGCCGCCGCCCACCTCAGGCGCCTTCAAGGTCCGTGAGGCGTTCGACGGCAAGGCCCTGCCGCTCAACTGGGTGACCATGCGGATCCCGCAGCAGCGCTGGTGGCGACTGGAGGGCGGGAAACTGGTCCTGAACGCGCGCCCCGAAGCCATCGGTGGCATGACCCAGCCCTCATTCTGGGGCCGCCGTCAGCAACATATCAACGCCAGCGCGTCCACGGAAATGCGGTTCCAACCGACCATGACCGGCGACAAGGCCGGCTTGGTCGCCGTGCAGAACGACGACCATTTCTTCTTCTTCGGCGTGACCCGCGACGCGGCCGGTCAAGACAAGCTGGTGCTCGAACGCCGCGCCAGCGCTCAGGACCCTGTCGAGGGCGTCGTGGTCGCCAGCACACCCGTCGCCTTGAAGGGCGGCGCGCCCATCCGGCTGAAGATCACCGCACGCGGCGGCGCCTATGATTTCTCCTACGCGCTCGCCACGGGGTCCTGGAAGACGTTGAAGGCGGACGAGGACGGAACGATCCTGTCGACGAAGAAGGCTGGCGGCTTCGTCGGCGCGCTTTTGGGGGTCTACGCCCACCGCGCGAGCCCCGATCCCATTCATTGA
- a CDS encoding response regulator, whose protein sequence is MLHRDRVLIVDDEFIITETLRIYVEDLGLEVCGTAETAEAALDLALTHQPYIVLMDMRLQGDRDGVDASSDIHEQVGSKVIFITGSREPATLTRIEGDHPAGILFKPVSESQLASVIRGLLDAPE, encoded by the coding sequence ATGTTGCACCGTGACCGCGTCCTGATAGTCGACGACGAGTTCATCATCACCGAGACGCTCCGCATCTATGTGGAGGATCTGGGGCTGGAGGTCTGCGGCACGGCCGAGACGGCCGAGGCGGCTCTCGACCTGGCGTTGACGCACCAGCCCTACATCGTCCTGATGGACATGCGTCTGCAGGGGGATCGCGACGGCGTCGACGCCTCCAGCGACATCCATGAGCAGGTCGGCTCAAAGGTGATCTTCATCACCGGATCGCGCGAGCCGGCGACCCTGACGCGGATCGAGGGCGACCATCCCGCAGGCATTCTCTTCAAGCCGGTCTCCGAGAGCCAGCTGGCGTCGGTAATCCGAGGATTGCTGGACGCGCCTGAATAG
- a CDS encoding sensor histidine kinase, translating to MREDDGDTLGRLAPVALFEADADMVIQAVNPRMAAMTGAPAAALVGRAFRELLTRSSQFVYALKAEPSLLTSGSAEEVFLELAHADGAPRPVLLTVTPGQDAGRRYGALFSAPERRAYELELIAARQSVLNGLEEQKAARAALEAANLRLEELVQERTATLAQRDLLLREVYHRVKNNLQVVDGLMLMQSRKLSDPDAVAAIEGLRKRVYALGLVHHQLMGSADLKTFDVGAFLSQLIAHLQVGAPENVDLRIDAEPLSVDLDFAVPLGLLVTELTTNALKHAFPGREGEVSVTLGAAAEGEVVLRVADNGVGFSETAAEAKPSMGLKIVRGLVRQLGGTIRSLQTDGVCWEAHLPAPRSA from the coding sequence TTGAGGGAAGACGACGGCGACACCCTGGGCAGGTTGGCGCCTGTAGCGCTGTTCGAGGCGGACGCCGACATGGTCATCCAAGCCGTCAACCCACGCATGGCCGCCATGACGGGCGCGCCGGCTGCCGCGCTTGTCGGCCGCGCCTTCCGGGAGCTCCTCACCCGGTCCTCGCAATTCGTCTATGCCCTCAAGGCCGAACCCTCCTTGTTGACAAGCGGCTCGGCCGAAGAGGTGTTTCTGGAACTCGCCCATGCGGATGGCGCCCCGCGCCCTGTTCTGTTGACGGTGACGCCAGGCCAGGATGCGGGGCGGCGCTACGGCGCATTGTTCTCCGCGCCGGAGCGCCGCGCCTACGAGCTCGAGCTGATCGCCGCTCGCCAGAGCGTTCTGAACGGCCTCGAGGAGCAGAAGGCGGCCAGGGCGGCGCTGGAGGCCGCCAATCTTCGGCTGGAGGAGTTGGTTCAAGAGCGTACGGCGACCCTCGCGCAGCGCGATCTCCTCCTTCGCGAGGTCTATCATCGGGTGAAGAACAATCTTCAGGTGGTCGACGGCCTGATGCTGATGCAGTCGCGGAAGCTCTCCGATCCCGACGCGGTCGCGGCGATCGAGGGCTTGCGCAAGCGGGTCTACGCCTTGGGCCTGGTGCATCACCAACTGATGGGTTCGGCCGACCTGAAGACGTTCGACGTCGGGGCCTTCCTGTCCCAGCTGATCGCCCACCTCCAGGTCGGCGCGCCCGAAAACGTGGACCTGCGAATCGACGCGGAGCCCTTGAGCGTCGACCTCGACTTCGCCGTGCCGTTAGGACTGCTCGTCACCGAACTGACGACCAACGCCCTGAAGCACGCCTTTCCCGGACGGGAGGGCGAAGTCTCCGTCACGCTAGGCGCCGCCGCCGAGGGCGAGGTGGTCTTGCGGGTCGCAGACAACGGCGTGGGGTTTTCCGAGACCGCGGCCGAGGCCAAACCATCGATGGGGTTGAAGATCGTCAGAGGCTTGGTACGTCAACTGGGTGGAACAATCCGGTCCCTTCAGACCGACGGCGTCTGCTGGGAGGCGCACCTGCCCGCGCCGAGGAGCGCCTGA
- a CDS encoding alpha/beta fold hydrolase, giving the protein MPQGIVRPVLTPGEHRTLLQAHAVSALGTGEPPIMLLHGFGTDQTVWREVAPHLATTRRVVLYDHMGSGASDLAQYDVDRYQTLEGYADDLVDILDALDLRDVTLTAHSVSGMIALLASLRSARIGRIVMVGSSPRYLNDGPYEGGFERADVDDLLSLMELDFQGWARTLAPKVMDQPDRPALTQELVYSFSRANPELTRRFARATFMSDHRARLAECRVPTLVLQASADAVVPLAAARFLADQIPNARLEMLGARGHYPHLSAPAAVIEAIERFLQEAGV; this is encoded by the coding sequence TTGCCGCAGGGGATCGTTCGCCCTGTCTTGACGCCGGGAGAGCACCGGACGCTGCTGCAGGCCCATGCCGTCAGCGCGTTGGGAACCGGCGAGCCCCCGATCATGCTCCTGCATGGGTTCGGCACCGATCAGACGGTTTGGCGCGAGGTGGCCCCGCACCTGGCGACGACCCGGCGCGTGGTGCTCTATGATCACATGGGCAGCGGCGCGTCGGATCTGGCCCAGTACGACGTCGATCGCTACCAGACCCTGGAAGGCTATGCCGACGATCTCGTCGACATTCTCGACGCCCTCGACCTGCGCGATGTCACGCTCACCGCCCATTCGGTGTCGGGCATGATCGCACTGCTCGCGTCGCTGCGCAGCGCGCGGATCGGGCGCATCGTCATGGTCGGCTCATCGCCGCGCTACCTGAACGACGGGCCTTATGAGGGAGGCTTCGAACGGGCGGACGTGGACGATCTGCTGAGCCTGATGGAACTGGATTTCCAGGGTTGGGCCAGGACGCTGGCGCCAAAAGTCATGGACCAGCCCGACCGGCCGGCCCTGACGCAGGAACTCGTCTACAGCTTCAGTCGCGCCAATCCTGAGCTCACGCGCCGTTTCGCGCGGGCCACGTTCATGTCGGACCACCGGGCGCGCCTTGCTGAATGTCGGGTCCCCACGCTCGTTCTGCAGGCCAGCGCCGATGCGGTCGTGCCGCTGGCGGCCGCGCGCTTCCTCGCCGACCAAATTCCAAATGCCCGTTTGGAGATGCTCGGCGCGCGGGGTCACTATCCGCATCTGAGCGCGCCCGCGGCGGTCATCGAGGCCATCGAGCGCTTCCTCCAGGAGGCCGGCGTTTGA